In a genomic window of Phycodurus eques isolate BA_2022a chromosome 2, UOR_Pequ_1.1, whole genome shotgun sequence:
- the LOC133398349 gene encoding homeobox-containing protein 1-like isoform X2, with amino-acid sequence MLHVTSVENCLLEQERMFQQCEEPRFTIEQINLLQRLRRTGIGQAELLHALETLDHLDHLDCPHRCTANHQPSFYAPPSSSTAATQTVFSDSRLSPSSFDVTLPVDIATVAQTNGKMSPRPRFPLVGGGVVGYGFETGDEDVDVDEKVEDLMRRDSGVIKEEIKCFLANRRISQAVVAQVTGISQSRISHWLLQQGSDLSEQKKRAFFRWYQLEKSSPGATLALRSAPLTLEDVVMDWHQAPPTFAPAPVGFRLRRGNRFTWRKECLGVMESYFSDNQYPDEARREEISMACNAVIQKPGRQLLDFEKVTSLKVYNWFANRRKDIKRRANIEAAILESHSIDVESPGGQSNGDEVDANDFPEQVPTLPPNWMAVLGRGAASGPRGCSLTGRRPSWSPPSPAPRDEPSSEKAADDRADGAGLTLAGDIKTEAIEDD; translated from the exons ATGTTACATGTAACGTCTGTGGAAAATTGTCTACTGGAACAAGAAAG GATGTTCCAGCAGTGCGAGGAGCCTCGCTTCACCATTGAGCAGATCAACCTCCTCCAGAGGCTCAGGAGGACGGGCATCGGCCAGGCCGAACTCCTCCATGCCCTCGAGACCTTGGACCACCTGGATCATCTGGACTGTCCCCACAGATGCACCGCAAACCACCAACCGTCTTTCTATGCCCCACCTTCGTCTTCCACCGCCGCCACTCAGACCGTCTTCTCCGACAGCCGCCTATCGCCGAGTAGCTTTGATGTAACCTTGCCCGTCGACATAGCAACTGTAGCGCAGACGAACGGGAAGATGTCGCCGCGGCCCAGGTTTCCTCTAGTGGGGGGCGGTGTGGTGGGCTACGGCTTTGAGACGGGCGACGAAGACGTGGATGTCGATGAGAAAGTGGAAGACTTGATGAG GAGAGACAGTGGTGTCATCAAAGAGGAGATCAAGTGCTTCCTGGCCAACAGGCGCATCTCCCAGGCGGTGGTTGCACAAGTGACGG GAATTAGTCAGAGTCGCATCTCCCACTGGTTGCTGCAGCAAGGGTCTGACCTCAGCGAGCAGAAGAAACGAGCCTTCTTCAGATGGTATCAGCTGGAGAAGAGCAGCCCTG GTGCCACGCTGGCCTTGCGCAGTGCCCCGCTGACGCTGGAGGACGTGGTGATGGACTGGCACCAGGCCCCGCCCACATTCGCTCCCGCTCCAGTGGGCTTCCGCCTGCGCCGGGGGAACAGATTCACCTGGAGGAAGGAGTGTCTGGGCGTCATGGAGAG ctACTTCAGTGACAATCAATATCCTGACGAAGCGAGGAGGGAGGAGATCTCCATGGCCTGCAATGCCGTAATTCAAAAACCAG GAAGACAGCTTCTTGACTTTGAGAAGGTGACGTCTCTGAAGGTGTACAACTGGTTCGCCAACCGCCGCAAGGACATCAAGAGACGCGCCAACATTG AAGCAGCCATCTTGGAGAGCCACAGCATAGATGTCGAGAGTCCCGGTGGTCAGTCCAACGGCGATGAGGTGGACGCCAACGACTTCCCCGAGCAG GTTCCCACGCTGCCGCCCAACTGGATGGCCGTCCTGGGCCGAGGGGCCGCGTCGGGGCCGAGGGGCTGCTCCCTGACCGGCCGTCGGCCGTCCTGGTCGCCGCCTTCGCCCGCCCCCCGGGACGAGCCGAGTTCGGAGAAGGCGGCCGACGACCGAGCGGACGGGGCGGGCTTAACTTTGGCCGGCGACATCAAGACGGAGGCGATCGAAGACGATTGA
- the LOC133398349 gene encoding homeobox-containing protein 1-like isoform X1, with translation MLHVTSVENCLLEQERMFQQCEEPRFTIEQINLLQRLRRTGIGQAELLHALETLDHLDHLDCPHRCTANHQPSFYAPPSSSTAATQTVFSDSRLSPSSFDVTLPVDIATVAQTNGKMSPRPRFPLVGGGVVGYGFETGDEDVDVDEKVEDLMRRDSGVIKEEIKCFLANRRISQAVVAQVTGISQSRISHWLLQQGSDLSEQKKRAFFRWYQLEKSSPGATLALRSAPLTLEDVVMDWHQAPPTFAPAPVGFRLRRGNRFTWRKECLGVMESYFSDNQYPDEARREEISMACNAVIQKPGRQLLDFEKVTSLKVYNWFANRRKDIKRRANIAVRSVCVHEEAAILESHSIDVESPGGQSNGDEVDANDFPEQVPTLPPNWMAVLGRGAASGPRGCSLTGRRPSWSPPSPAPRDEPSSEKAADDRADGAGLTLAGDIKTEAIEDD, from the exons ATGTTACATGTAACGTCTGTGGAAAATTGTCTACTGGAACAAGAAAG GATGTTCCAGCAGTGCGAGGAGCCTCGCTTCACCATTGAGCAGATCAACCTCCTCCAGAGGCTCAGGAGGACGGGCATCGGCCAGGCCGAACTCCTCCATGCCCTCGAGACCTTGGACCACCTGGATCATCTGGACTGTCCCCACAGATGCACCGCAAACCACCAACCGTCTTTCTATGCCCCACCTTCGTCTTCCACCGCCGCCACTCAGACCGTCTTCTCCGACAGCCGCCTATCGCCGAGTAGCTTTGATGTAACCTTGCCCGTCGACATAGCAACTGTAGCGCAGACGAACGGGAAGATGTCGCCGCGGCCCAGGTTTCCTCTAGTGGGGGGCGGTGTGGTGGGCTACGGCTTTGAGACGGGCGACGAAGACGTGGATGTCGATGAGAAAGTGGAAGACTTGATGAG GAGAGACAGTGGTGTCATCAAAGAGGAGATCAAGTGCTTCCTGGCCAACAGGCGCATCTCCCAGGCGGTGGTTGCACAAGTGACGG GAATTAGTCAGAGTCGCATCTCCCACTGGTTGCTGCAGCAAGGGTCTGACCTCAGCGAGCAGAAGAAACGAGCCTTCTTCAGATGGTATCAGCTGGAGAAGAGCAGCCCTG GTGCCACGCTGGCCTTGCGCAGTGCCCCGCTGACGCTGGAGGACGTGGTGATGGACTGGCACCAGGCCCCGCCCACATTCGCTCCCGCTCCAGTGGGCTTCCGCCTGCGCCGGGGGAACAGATTCACCTGGAGGAAGGAGTGTCTGGGCGTCATGGAGAG ctACTTCAGTGACAATCAATATCCTGACGAAGCGAGGAGGGAGGAGATCTCCATGGCCTGCAATGCCGTAATTCAAAAACCAG GAAGACAGCTTCTTGACTTTGAGAAGGTGACGTCTCTGAAGGTGTACAACTGGTTCGCCAACCGCCGCAAGGACATCAAGAGACGCGCCAACATTG CTGTgaggagtgtgtgtgttcatgaaGAAGCAGCCATCTTGGAGAGCCACAGCATAGATGTCGAGAGTCCCGGTGGTCAGTCCAACGGCGATGAGGTGGACGCCAACGACTTCCCCGAGCAG GTTCCCACGCTGCCGCCCAACTGGATGGCCGTCCTGGGCCGAGGGGCCGCGTCGGGGCCGAGGGGCTGCTCCCTGACCGGCCGTCGGCCGTCCTGGTCGCCGCCTTCGCCCGCCCCCCGGGACGAGCCGAGTTCGGAGAAGGCGGCCGACGACCGAGCGGACGGGGCGGGCTTAACTTTGGCCGGCGACATCAAGACGGAGGCGATCGAAGACGATTGA
- the LOC133398349 gene encoding homeobox-containing protein 1-like isoform X4: MLHVTSVENCLLEQERMFQQCEEPRFTIEQINLLQRLRRTGIGQAELLHALETLDHLDHLDCPHRCTANHQPSFYAPPSSSTAATQTVFSDSRLSPSSFDVTLPVDIATVAQTNGKMSPRPRFPLVGGGVVGYGFETGDEDVDVDEKVEDLMRRDSGVIKEEIKCFLANRRISQAVVAQVTGISQSRISHWLLQQGSDLSEQKKRAFFRWYQLEKSSPGATLALRSAPLTLEDVVMDWHQAPPTFAPAPVGFRLRRGNRFTWRKECLGVMESYFSDNQYPDEARREEISMACNAVIQKPGRQLLDFEKVTSLKVYNWFANRRKDIKRRANIAILESHSIDVESPGGQSNGDEVDANDFPEQVPTLPPNWMAVLGRGAASGPRGCSLTGRRPSWSPPSPAPRDEPSSEKAADDRADGAGLTLAGDIKTEAIEDD; encoded by the exons ATGTTACATGTAACGTCTGTGGAAAATTGTCTACTGGAACAAGAAAG GATGTTCCAGCAGTGCGAGGAGCCTCGCTTCACCATTGAGCAGATCAACCTCCTCCAGAGGCTCAGGAGGACGGGCATCGGCCAGGCCGAACTCCTCCATGCCCTCGAGACCTTGGACCACCTGGATCATCTGGACTGTCCCCACAGATGCACCGCAAACCACCAACCGTCTTTCTATGCCCCACCTTCGTCTTCCACCGCCGCCACTCAGACCGTCTTCTCCGACAGCCGCCTATCGCCGAGTAGCTTTGATGTAACCTTGCCCGTCGACATAGCAACTGTAGCGCAGACGAACGGGAAGATGTCGCCGCGGCCCAGGTTTCCTCTAGTGGGGGGCGGTGTGGTGGGCTACGGCTTTGAGACGGGCGACGAAGACGTGGATGTCGATGAGAAAGTGGAAGACTTGATGAG GAGAGACAGTGGTGTCATCAAAGAGGAGATCAAGTGCTTCCTGGCCAACAGGCGCATCTCCCAGGCGGTGGTTGCACAAGTGACGG GAATTAGTCAGAGTCGCATCTCCCACTGGTTGCTGCAGCAAGGGTCTGACCTCAGCGAGCAGAAGAAACGAGCCTTCTTCAGATGGTATCAGCTGGAGAAGAGCAGCCCTG GTGCCACGCTGGCCTTGCGCAGTGCCCCGCTGACGCTGGAGGACGTGGTGATGGACTGGCACCAGGCCCCGCCCACATTCGCTCCCGCTCCAGTGGGCTTCCGCCTGCGCCGGGGGAACAGATTCACCTGGAGGAAGGAGTGTCTGGGCGTCATGGAGAG ctACTTCAGTGACAATCAATATCCTGACGAAGCGAGGAGGGAGGAGATCTCCATGGCCTGCAATGCCGTAATTCAAAAACCAG GAAGACAGCTTCTTGACTTTGAGAAGGTGACGTCTCTGAAGGTGTACAACTGGTTCGCCAACCGCCGCAAGGACATCAAGAGACGCGCCAACATTG CCATCTTGGAGAGCCACAGCATAGATGTCGAGAGTCCCGGTGGTCAGTCCAACGGCGATGAGGTGGACGCCAACGACTTCCCCGAGCAG GTTCCCACGCTGCCGCCCAACTGGATGGCCGTCCTGGGCCGAGGGGCCGCGTCGGGGCCGAGGGGCTGCTCCCTGACCGGCCGTCGGCCGTCCTGGTCGCCGCCTTCGCCCGCCCCCCGGGACGAGCCGAGTTCGGAGAAGGCGGCCGACGACCGAGCGGACGGGGCGGGCTTAACTTTGGCCGGCGACATCAAGACGGAGGCGATCGAAGACGATTGA
- the LOC133398349 gene encoding homeobox-containing protein 1-like isoform X3: MLHVTSVENCLLEQERMFQQCEEPRFTIEQINLLQRLRRTGIGQAELLHALETLDHLDHLDCPHRCTANHQPSFYAPPSSSTAATQTVFSDSRLSPSSFDVTLPVDIATVAQTNGKMSPRPRFPLVGGGVVGYGFETGDEDVDVDEKVEDLMRRDSGVIKEEIKCFLANRRISQAVVAQVTGISQSRISHWLLQQGSDLSEQKKRAFFRWYQLEKSSPGATLALRSAPLTLEDVVMDWHQAPPTFAPAPVGFRLRRGNRFTWRKECLGVMESYFSDNQYPDEARREEISMACNAVIQKPGRQLLDFEKVTSLKVYNWFANRRKDIKRRANIAAILESHSIDVESPGGQSNGDEVDANDFPEQVPTLPPNWMAVLGRGAASGPRGCSLTGRRPSWSPPSPAPRDEPSSEKAADDRADGAGLTLAGDIKTEAIEDD; encoded by the exons ATGTTACATGTAACGTCTGTGGAAAATTGTCTACTGGAACAAGAAAG GATGTTCCAGCAGTGCGAGGAGCCTCGCTTCACCATTGAGCAGATCAACCTCCTCCAGAGGCTCAGGAGGACGGGCATCGGCCAGGCCGAACTCCTCCATGCCCTCGAGACCTTGGACCACCTGGATCATCTGGACTGTCCCCACAGATGCACCGCAAACCACCAACCGTCTTTCTATGCCCCACCTTCGTCTTCCACCGCCGCCACTCAGACCGTCTTCTCCGACAGCCGCCTATCGCCGAGTAGCTTTGATGTAACCTTGCCCGTCGACATAGCAACTGTAGCGCAGACGAACGGGAAGATGTCGCCGCGGCCCAGGTTTCCTCTAGTGGGGGGCGGTGTGGTGGGCTACGGCTTTGAGACGGGCGACGAAGACGTGGATGTCGATGAGAAAGTGGAAGACTTGATGAG GAGAGACAGTGGTGTCATCAAAGAGGAGATCAAGTGCTTCCTGGCCAACAGGCGCATCTCCCAGGCGGTGGTTGCACAAGTGACGG GAATTAGTCAGAGTCGCATCTCCCACTGGTTGCTGCAGCAAGGGTCTGACCTCAGCGAGCAGAAGAAACGAGCCTTCTTCAGATGGTATCAGCTGGAGAAGAGCAGCCCTG GTGCCACGCTGGCCTTGCGCAGTGCCCCGCTGACGCTGGAGGACGTGGTGATGGACTGGCACCAGGCCCCGCCCACATTCGCTCCCGCTCCAGTGGGCTTCCGCCTGCGCCGGGGGAACAGATTCACCTGGAGGAAGGAGTGTCTGGGCGTCATGGAGAG ctACTTCAGTGACAATCAATATCCTGACGAAGCGAGGAGGGAGGAGATCTCCATGGCCTGCAATGCCGTAATTCAAAAACCAG GAAGACAGCTTCTTGACTTTGAGAAGGTGACGTCTCTGAAGGTGTACAACTGGTTCGCCAACCGCCGCAAGGACATCAAGAGACGCGCCAACATTG CAGCCATCTTGGAGAGCCACAGCATAGATGTCGAGAGTCCCGGTGGTCAGTCCAACGGCGATGAGGTGGACGCCAACGACTTCCCCGAGCAG GTTCCCACGCTGCCGCCCAACTGGATGGCCGTCCTGGGCCGAGGGGCCGCGTCGGGGCCGAGGGGCTGCTCCCTGACCGGCCGTCGGCCGTCCTGGTCGCCGCCTTCGCCCGCCCCCCGGGACGAGCCGAGTTCGGAGAAGGCGGCCGACGACCGAGCGGACGGGGCGGGCTTAACTTTGGCCGGCGACATCAAGACGGAGGCGATCGAAGACGATTGA